The nucleotide sequence atagaaattatatataGCCGGATAAAAGTCAGGGCACCTAGAGAGGAAGCTCTTGATCGAAGGGTTGAACTAATCTAGAAGCTTAAGCTGGTTGGTCTCTCAAGATATTTAGACACATTACATGTTAAAGATAATTCATAGTTAAAGATATTTCATATTTTCTCTTCATCAGTGAACACTTGCATGCTTACCAATTTTGGGGATTGGCTAAGATTTTTGAgaccttgaaaaaaaaattatagtaaaCTGGTCAAGTTGGATTTAGGCAGCAAATACTATGGTAGAAATCTTGGGTAGAACAGGGGTGACGACCACTCACTGACCTCTTTGAGTAAGCATGCATGGCAGTGAAGTCAAGCTATATATCTCTTTACCCGAGACGCAAGACTATATCCACGCACCATCTCATTTCGACAAACCCATTCAAATTAGCCACATTAAAGCTCATTCCATTTAATAAAACCGTTTCTCATGCAATTTTCATTATACGATCTTGTTCTTGTTTCAGCTGCTGCTACCGCACttatcatgtttaaactttcaaGTAGAACTTCTACTTACATTGTTATTAATATAACTTTACCTTAAATGAAATGAAGAGAAAGATTGTTTAAAGCTTGTTTCTTTGAGACATATTGTAGGCAATATCAGGCTGTTGGGTTGACTTTGCTCTTGCTGCAGAAGATGAAGAGTTTGTCTGCACCATAACAATATGTGAGAAAAGAAACTAAGCAAATACTGATGGATAATTCCCATCTTTGCATTAAAGAAATATGGTAGTCAAGGAAATCCATAATTTCATTTCCGTAAAAGTAACGCCACTTTATTTAGGAACAGAAGCCCTTCGTTTATTTATCACAACGGGAAACTAGTTCCCGAACCTTTAGTCATTACAAACTACTCTAACACACgcttatattattaaaagaaaattacaaaGACACACGAAGAGGAGAAGCAGAAAGAACACGTAGGGCTTCATGCAGCTGTTGTTGCTCTATGATTCAAGGGTGACCGTGCCCCCCACCACTCCCATACCCGGATCCGTAGCCTGAACCGTAGCCCGACCCAGAGCCAGAACCACGacctccaccgccgccgcctccgccacCCCTTCCATACCCTCCTCCATGAGCACCGCCTCCCTCACCGTATCCAGCCCCCCCGCCGGACCCATATCCTGACCCACTCCCGCGTCCATTCCCACCGCCGGAgccgccgccaccaccaccacccccgCCTCTTCCGTATCCTCCGCCACTGGCCCCCGATCCACCTCCTTCACCATAACCAGATCCGGAACCATAGCCGGACCCGGAGCCATTCCCAGAACCGCCACCTCCACCGCCGCCACGGCCCCCGCCcccgcccccgccccgagcTGCCTCAGAGAGAGCAATGCTTAACATAACTACGAAGGCAAGAGCGACAAGCTTAGTGCAAGCCATGGCTGTCAAAGGAGAGCCAATGAGGATTGAgttgtgtgttttttttttttgctaaaggatTGAGTTGTGTGTTCGAAGGGAAGATAGCATGGGTATTTATAGCGTAGCTTGGGTGGCTCTCGGGGCATGCAAGCGGGCTCATTCTACTTTATTTACGCGGCGAGAACGAGGTTTCCAGTGTGAAACCAGGGAAAATCTTATTGGCTAGTGGGTTGCCTTGACCAACGTTACCGCGATCTTTCACTAATTCTAACTTTAACATACGATCGAGACGTGGTTTGATTTCATGTATTTTTCTCGGACCAAGGTGCTGCCACCTATCTTTTCCACTCTTGCCTACGCGTCGGCCAGGCTTAAAGTTACCATCTTTATAATTTTACCTAACCTTTTTGAAGGTTGGCAGGCTTGAATTGTCCATTCTGGTAAGGATACATAACAACAGgagatataaaataataagtaTGATGGTTGCTAGATCATGGTTAATGTAATTTAGCCTGCCACTGTAGTGCATGGTCCAGACCCAAATAAGCCCAACAGAACAAACTATTTAACCGGTACAAATAAAGCTTACTAAAAACTACCCCCAGTCCATTTTGGAACCCAACTCCATCAGATTATACAGCCTTTTTGGATGCCAAGGTTGAATTTTGAATGGCTTTCTTAGTGTCTTTTTCATTGTAAATTTCTCTTGAATTACTTAGGTAGTTGGTAGTCATGTAGGATTTGTAATTCTTTTAAAAATGCATAGAGCTGACTTGCTCCATCCTATACTAGTCGCATAATTAAAATTGTAGCATTTGAATTTAATAATTTCAGAGAATCTAGTCTTTAAATTTGAAGTTCCTCTTTAAAATTTCTTCCTCCTACTTCCTTGATAAATTCCTTTGTACGCAAAAAGAGTTTATCGAGGTTTCGCTTTTACCACCTAACCACGAATTTGACATTCAATACCCTAGCTAGTTTTATGTCAATAATGCCAAGAATAGATAGCACTCTGTTGAAACACCATGCGCCATTTGCAATTTGTGATCTGCCACCAGTTTGATGTTGAGAATATTAGATAGGAGCAAAGTGGAAACTGAATTGAACTAGTTTCACAATTTCGTCCAATTGGCGCTAATGGGTTGGAATCACATAACCAAATCGATCGAATATAATTACTCGCTCATTGTGAAATGGTGCTAGCGAGCAAGCTAGATATTGTTCTGCCGTAATGTTGTTTCAAATATGATAAGGTTAATGTTATGGCTTAGTAAGGGCCAAATCAATCTATACTTGGGTCGCCCTTCTATAGGATATGGACGTAGCGTATTAGTTCAAGATGATTCTCCATCAAAGAcattttcttaaaagaaaaagtaaaaacatAACAATGGCTcaactaaattatttagttTTAGAATAAATTTTACCACCAAATTCCAAAAGGAAACTCAAATTTCCTGAAAGCAAACTCTCTATTGAAGGATTGGGATAATTCTACAAGATTGAAAAGGTTGGTGTGCACGAACATTAATTGGGATTTCAATGACCCTAGGATTTATGTGTTGATTCCTTAAAAGTGATAGAGCAAACGTacattttcaaaaaataatgccAGGAAAGATGAAGAACATAGAAAATCATGAACATAGAGATGTACAGCTTTGTTTCACCATATTTAGCTAATCACAGATATTTTAGATCTTttctccaacaaaaaaaaaaaaaagaaatagcaaATCATCTTAGTTATACCCAACGTCGTAAGTATCATAAGAAATACTTTTTCTCTGCAGGCATTGCTCGATTTATTCGGTCCTTTAAAAATCTGCATACTTTTCAGATGAGGGAACACTTATGCTTAGAGTAGCAGATCAAAGGGCATCATAAGATTTGGAGTTGTTTTCCCTCTTTGattcactacaaaagaaagaatatCTTCCGGCGGTTTTTTtggtctctaccgacgcttttaagcgtcggcgaatttccagcccacgcacctcaaagcgtgggtcagacgtcaGGCAGGTGGGTGTGGGtccggtttttgccgacgctaagagaaagcgtcggcaaaaactggGCTTTCCCGACGCTAAAAAAAGCGTGGCTAAAAGAGTcaaagccgacgcttataagcgtcgctaaaaggtCAGTTTTGAACGACgccttttagcgacgcttaaaagcgtcgctaaaagagTCAAAgccaacgcttataagcgtcggcgttagccacctgtttttttttaaaaaaacagagTAGCACTAATTGCCTTAGCCTCTGCTGCCGAGGCTTCAACCAAATATTCCACACCTTTGCTCAGTCTCCTGCACCAAAATCAGGCATCCAAATCTGGAAACCCTGCTGTTGGCAAAACTGGAGGTGGGCTTGGAGTAGCGGTGGGGACGGCGAAGGGGGATTTCCCGCTACCTTCGGATCTCGGACGATTTCGGCCCCGGTGCCGGTGTCATTCTACTGTTGGGTTGGCGGTGGCGGATCGAAGGTGGAGGCAGGGGAGGCTTCGGTTCGGACCGGAACCTGCTGCTGCAGCGGCGCCGGATTTGGGGAATGAACGGCTGCCATCGGGTGATGAACCGGAGCCGGTGCCGGAGTGGAGATCTTGGCTGAGTCAGATCGGGCGTCGAGAGAGGCCGTGTGGAGGGTAGCGTTGTGGTACCAGATGCGGAAGTGGATGGACATGGCCTTGGAGGAggggatgatggagtacctgcTGCGTTCCTGAACGACCTCAAATCCCCATTCAATCACAATCAACCCCTCTTCATCAAAAACTAACGACCTCGTTCTCCTCCAAAGAAATCAATAATGATTCACGTAATTTAAATCCAATAGCCAATTTTCTTTCAAGTGATACACGATCCAAGATTTCGACAATCAAACCCCAAAACAACAAAAAAGGCCAAAGAAATCCACGCCAGAGAAAGTGGCAACGaaaaaaatccaagaaaaaaaaaagagaaatggaTAATCTTACTTGCATCAGAGACAGTGTAGTTGACGATCGACGCCTTCCAGAAAGGCTGCAAGAAGGCGAGGCCGATACGCTTGAAGACCTCCTTAGGGTTCCCAGAGGCCAgacagagaggagaggagaaggagaggaagaaaagggaagaaagagaggggCTTGTCCGTTTTGGTACAACGAACCTAGGCCCTGTGAGCTCGGACAATTTATATTGAGTTTCGGCAACGGGGTATGATACTCCGGCCGGTGGATTTAGCAATCGTGCGACCGTGACATTACGAAAGCGATGTACGGTGTGTGGAGAGGGAGTGTTTTTGGTTGCACGCCACGTGGTGACCTTATCGTTCACGGCGAACGATTACAAGTTATCCCGAGGGCATCAATCGAGAGGGTTGGAAAGGATTTGGCctacgccgacgcttataagcgtcgtcgtaggTCCCGCTTACACCGACGCTTAAAAAGCGTCGTCAATTTTAAAGatgtaccgacgcttttaaaaagcgtcggtaaaaaagtGTCGGGAAATCTACCTTTTCCTGTAGTGATTACTCCCTAAACAAGATAATGGGTTGTAGCTAGAGAAGTtacgatgatttttttttctctttcttctgtttctcctttttcttcccaCTTGTGCATTCATTCGTTGATCTAATAAATTGGGGAAAGTGACTGACTTCCTCCTTACTTCCAatttgttaattttattttttgatgcaaatgaaaaaaatatagttgttaatttttattaaaaaatacatTTGAAACGAGTAGCGAGATAGATCAATAGATAATTCAATAACCATAAAATATAGTAatgatttcaaaaataaactatgTATATTGGACATAGCATGTTACAACTGTCACAACTTAGGACTTCACTCAAAAAGGCttgtcggaaggtattatttagattccttCACTACAGCAAAATTGAAAAAAGCTGACTCATCAATGCCGATGCTAGGGAGTTGCATCGTTAAATTTGTCTCCCGCGCCaaattttgccgacgctaataaTGAGCGTCGGTAATCTAAAAGAACAGACGATCCTAAAAACGTCGACAACGGCCTCAGCTAAGACAATGCTTTTGAGTGTCGGGAGCCGGCCTGTGACGACGGTTTTAAGTGACGTCATTGTCCTCCGGCCtaagacgatgcttataagcgtcgtcgaagGCCAACTCCCTAGCTCAAACCCAGTGCTCGACCCCGATGCTTTTCTCCTCTTCGGCGCTTTCACTACTAGAAAAGTgggttttaccgacgcttttttgccGACACTTGTCACAAGCATCGGCAATTTTTGGTCTAGCACCACAATTTGGCGACgctttaaaaagcgtcggcaatagacGACACTTCCTGGGCTAAAGCGTCGTCGATAAATTAAAAAAGGCCGACGCTTttgaaagcgtcgtcggaggccttTTTGAAATGACGACGCTATTTAGCGTCGTCAGAAGCCGACCATTTAGCGTCgtcgaaaaataaaaaaaggccgACGCTTTTGAAACGTCGTCGGAAGCCTTTTTGAAATGACGACGCTATTTAGCGTTGTCAGAGGCCgcaccccctcccctcctctcttCATTGCTCTTTCTCGATCTCTTCATTGCTCTTTCTCGATCTCTTCATTgcccttcctcccttcctctcctctcGGGATAATAGAACTAATTAGGTCCTCGATTTAGCCCCACATCGGCGGATCAACAAATGGTGGTGGGGAATTAGGAGGTTCTCGCAGAACCTCGATCGGTGGAGCTCGCCGTTCACGCCCGTCGTGAGCACCCTCTTCGCCACTTGGCTCGCGGTGTTCTTCACGGTGTTCTTCAAGTTCTCCTCCAGATGCCTTAAATCAATGGCTTGGCAGATTACTACCAAGTAGGTGGAGGACATGAGCTTCAGGATCTCCACCGCCTCTTGCGTCTTCCTTGTAGAGATCAAGCCCAGGGAGTTGACGTCCTAGTTGTGCTGCTCTGCACTCAGGACGTGGCTGGTGACCGGGTTCCCAAGGAATTGGAGCTAGGCTGCCATCGCTATCTCCGCACCCTTGAAGCCATAGTCCAAGCTCGGGTTCCGGCCGCCGGAGAGATTGGATGGCAGCCCGTTGTTGTAGAAATCGTTGACGAGCTCGGAGAAATGGGCGAACATGAGCTTCCCGATGGTGGCGATCGCCAAGCGGGTGTTGTCCATGGAGACGCCGACGGGAGTACCCTGGAAGTTGCCTCCATCGCCGACATCTCGTGGCTCCTCTGCGTCTCCACCGCTGCGGCCAACGACGACTAGCTCAACAGGCAGCCGCCCATCGCCCACAACGAGCCCATCCTCTTCCTCATCTGGGGTCACATCGCCACCCTCCACACGTGCTTTTTAGCATTGCTAAGTAAAAAATACACTTaaacgccgacgctttaaagcgcagCTAATGTCGACACTTAAAAGCATccattttagcgacgctttttgaaagcgtcggcaaatattTTTCCCACTCTTACATAGCCGACGTTTTGGCGACGCTTAGAAAAGCGTTAGGAAGAAATGTGCCGACTCtcataagcgtcggtaaaaatcttaaaaagcgtcgccaaagctTCTTTTTGTTGTAGTGTTTGCAGCTCTAACCTCTGTTTTCCTCCTCTCCATTGCCAAGACCTCTTCCTTGTTTTTAGTCCCACTTTGTTTGTGTTTTTGATGTGGGACTGCTGGAATAGTAGATGGTTCGGGTGGTGCTGCTAGAGCTGACGGAGGAGAGCGGCTCCTCGGAGGCCTCCATCTCTCGCTTCATCCAGTTCAGCTACACTTGGCTCCCTCTCGGCCGTCGTGGGAGACCGCCTAAGAGGAAAAAGGCCGCCACCTCTGGCTCCGCCGTCGGGTGCCCTATGTTCTTTCTTGGACAAGACCaaagacgatgcttataagcgtcgtcggaggccaagaCCTAAGATGATACTTATAAGTGTCGTCAGAGGCCAACTCCCCAGCTTAAACCTAGTGCCTGACCTCGACGCttttctcctctccggcgcttaGCAGCTCTAGCCCCCGTTTTCCTCCTTGTTATTGCCAAGACCTCTTCCTTatttttagtctcacatcgttTGTGTTCTTGATGTGGGATTACTGGAATAGTAGATGTTTCTGGTGGCACTGCGAGAGTTGGCGGAGGAGGGCGGCTTCTCGGAGGCCTCAATCTCCCGCTACATCCAGTCCAGCTATATTTGGCTCCCTCCCAGCTACCATGGAAGGCCACCTAATAAAAGATTCCACATTGGCTAAactcgtttcagagcctgggtatatgaggcggatatcttcaaatcctgcagacgcattttgggtggaaaacaaaatcgaaaAAAGGTCTAACTGATACATGCGCGCGCGTGCGGGCCCCAGAACCGAACAATATcgggcaggggagccccgtgttcccccatCATATGGCCCCCACGTAGGCATTGGGTGTCTTACGTACTAAGCGCAGGCGGGAGCATAACATTTaatatcagagccgaggatggCTCTAGTCCGGGGGGGTAAATGAAAGATACCACATCGGCTAGACTTGTTTCAGAGCATGGGCATATGAGGTGAgtatctccaaatcctgcagacgcgttttggatggaaaacaaaatcggaaaAGGGTCAGAGCGGCATGTTTGTGCGCGTGCGGGCCCTAGAactggacaatatctggcaggggagcctcgTGTTCCCGCCTCATGTAGCCCCCACAtgagcactgggtgcctcacgtaccCCGCGCAGGTAGGGGCGTGACACCTAAGAGGAAAAAGGCAGCCACCTCTGCCTGCGCCGCCGGATGCCTTATGCTTCCTCCTTGGCCAACAAGCCCAGCTCATGTAATGGATTCGAGCGcattgccgccgccgccgccgctgccacaCCGGGCTGGGGAAGGGGCAAGCAGGAAATGTAATTTGAGAGATGGGTTAGCTAGTGAGTGTAAGGCCAGAAATGTGTATGGTTGGGAGGCGGCAAAGAGAAATCCTGATGAGGAATCTAACTAAAATAGGAAGCATATATGGGTTTCTGTCGATCCTTATTAGCGTCAGCAAACTTGAAAACGGACCGACGATAATAAGCAACGGCCGAAGCCTAGATacgccgatgcttataagcgtcggcctaTCTCCAGTttctgccgacgcttataagcatcagcTTACTCCAAAATGAGCCGATGCTTATAGCTTGGGTTTATGCCAACGCTTTCAGAATGTGTCGAGAGAAAAATTTTCTACCCCCACCTGCTCGACGCTTTTGCGACGCATCTGGAAGCGTCGGCGtgaaaattaccgacgcttataagcatctgTAAAGGCTCTAAAAAGTGTTGGAaaagatttttgtttttgtagTACTTGATCTTGTATAGGTACTAAAGATCTACTCACCAAATAATCGATATGAGATTAAATACTCGCTCGTAAGAGTCATTACATACTACCTCCGTTTAAGCCCTAACGTCCTCgctaggctaagggttcaaattcattcaaatctaatcacaagcaccacgatcgatCTGTGCACAGCCCCAATGAATCCGTGCTGCATtgctcctagtccacatagattataaACCAAATCTCCTCTAATATCATTTGTTACAACTCAGGATCTCATATAAAAatgctagccggaaggtattatttgagtttcttgatcctgtgtaagtatctaagatttatccagcgaataaccgatgtaagaCTAAACATATGCTTGTAGTGGTCCTCACAACATCAATAAGAAAGCCTGTCacaagaatcaatttaaatGGCATGTCTAGAATATAATAAATCATGAAATAATATGGACATTACAAAATGCACTTTATATATTCTATCATAGATTTTTCTATTCATAATATTAGACAATATAGATCAATAGAGTTCGTGTTGGATCAAGTTTTCCAATCTCTTGATTTGAAATCAAAGTAAGTCAATTGGGTTTTTTCAACTCGAGGATGGACCCAACCAATATGTTTTAAATCCCACATCAAACTGATCGAATGAGATCAGTTCTCTGTGCTCCAACTTATTGTGCTCGACAAGGCAACCAGATCCGTTTCCATGTTGCACGAATCGCAGCATGCAAAGCTTCTTAGTGCATGGCTTGCAGCATGTGTTTTTTCTTGGTGCATGATGCACACAAAATCTTACATACTGCCGCACTCATCCAACGTTGACTCGTTTGCAAACATGAATTTGGTGTACGTACATTTAAACTATGAGTCATGAATTGCAGCAAAAAAGGCCAACAAAGTAAGCCACCCCAATTGAATGCCTTTtgtgtgatatatatatatatatattgggtaAGTAGTGGTATTTTTGAGTTAAGCATTTTTCAAAGTGATATTAACCACTTGAAACTTCGGACTGTGGATACGTAGCACGCAAGTGTCAGAAAAATTTGCTGACCATATCACGGAGTCGTAGTCAAATTATAGATGTTGATAGGACCGCACTTCTAGTTCAAAAACAGGGCTCTTGGCCTGAGTTTTTCTGGATAAAACCTGGAGCTTATCTTCTAAATTGCGTATCTTCCGCGTTCTTCCTCCCCAAATAAATTAATCCAGTTCATTTCCTCTAACCGTACATTAACTTTGGTATAAAATCAAGTACGTAGCTcttaacaaagaagaaaaaatatagcATTGTCAATTAGGAACAAAAGAACAGAAAAATCTTTCTCCCGAACAATGCTACCCTCCGGGTACTTGTGCAGCCAAAAATGAGGACCGGAAATAACctagataaaagaaaaattttgaaataattacAAATTGTGATCCACGATCAATCTGTTCTTCATAATATGATTTTAGTATGTCTTCTTAagcatgaaaaataaattgaaagtGTATTGAGGTGTAAACAGTGCCTAACCTCAACCTATATTTGCAAATGATCGTCGAACGCCAAGCGAATCAAGGTTATAGAGCATACAAATGATTGACAGTCACGTAGCTATAGTTCATGGTGCGGCAGGAAATCAACGCTATATCTGATTACCTTTATACGGGGTATGGATGTAGCCACTTAGTctacaaggaagaaaaagaacagGAAAACAACGActaaattatttggttataGAAATTATAGCCGGAAGGAAGTGATCAGGGTCCCCAGAGAGGAAGCTCTTGATTGAAGGGATGAACTAATCTTAGAAGCTTAAGCTGGTAGGTCTCTCAAAATACAACTTACCAATTAAAGATATTTCATAGTTAAAGACATTTCATATTTTCTCTTCATCAGTGAACACTTACATGTATGCTTACCAATTTTGGATATTGTCTAAGATTCTTGAGACCtcgaaaaaaaatttatagaaaaCTTGTCAAGTTGGATTTAGGCAGTAAATACTATGGTAGAAATCTTGGGTAGGACAGGGGTGGCGACCACTCACTGACCTCTTTGAGTAAGCATGCATGGCAGTGAAGTCAAGCTATATATCTCTTTACCCGAGACACCAGACTATATCCACGCACCATCTCATT is from Phoenix dactylifera cultivar Barhee BC4 unplaced genomic scaffold, palm_55x_up_171113_PBpolish2nd_filt_p 000761F, whole genome shotgun sequence and encodes:
- the LOC103711168 gene encoding glycine-rich cell wall structural protein 2-like, with translation MACTKLVALAFVVMLSIALSEAARGGGGGGGRGGGGGGGSGNGSGSGYGSGSGYGEGGGSGASGGGYGRGGGGGGGGGSGGGNGRGSGSGYGSGGGAGYGEGGGAHGGGYGRGGGGGGGGGRGSGSGSGYGSGYGSGYGSGGGHGHP